One stretch of Prunus persica cultivar Lovell chromosome G1, Prunus_persica_NCBIv2, whole genome shotgun sequence DNA includes these proteins:
- the LOC18793632 gene encoding transcription factor bHLH93, with product MELSEHSFLEELLALRRDSTWETIPTEMNEFLSSSGSWGNFGYLDQNPPTFFPNSSCTQEFSPPFEPNLSNCYNNNNSTFNEVYYPLGFGAGEDGLSAQQQLTDSSYNTLDTPPFPVQEDNPWSMLEEEELGLLGDEIHNLETQAEAACKMEPIQSPDQVPVFNMGMCEERNNRGNIKKLQGQPSKNLMAERRRRKRLNDRLSMLRSIVPKISKMDRTSILGDTIDYMKELLERINNLQQEIETDADQLNVMSLFKDVKPNEMLVRNSPKFDVQRRNVDTRIDICCAGKPGLLLSTVSTLEALGLEIQQCVISCFNDFAMQASCSEDFDQRTTVTSEDIKQALFRNAGYGGRCL from the exons atggaGCTCAGTGAGCATAGTTTCTTAGAGGAGCTTTTAGCTCTAAGAAGAGACAGTACATGGGAAACCATTCCAACAGAAATGAATGAGTTCTTGTCCAGTAGTGGCAGTTGGGGTAATTTTGGTTACCTTGATCAAAACCCTCCAACTTTCTTCCCAAACTCTTCTTGCACCCAAGAATTCTCACCTCCATTTGAGCCAAACTTAAGCAACTgctacaacaacaacaacagcaccTTCAATGAAGTCTACTATCCCTTAGGCTTTGGTGCTGGTGAAGATGGCCTCTCAGCTCAACAGCAGCTCACTGACTCATCCTACAACACACTCGATACGCCGCCGTTTCCGGTCCAAGAAGACAATCCATGGTCCAtgcttgaagaagaagagttggGTTTGCTTGGGGATGAAATACACAACTTGGAGACCCAAGCTGAAGCAGCCTGCAAAATGGAGCCAATTCAGTCCCCTGATCAAGTCCCAGTTTTCAACATGGGGATGTGTGAGGAGAGAAATAACAGAGGTAATATCAAGAAGTTGCAGGGACAGCCTTCAAAGAATCTAATGgctgagagaagaagaagaaagagattaAACGACCGCCTTTCGATGCTAAGATCAATTGTGCCCAAGATAAGTAAG ATGGACAGAACATCTATACTTGGAGACACCATAGATTACATGAAGGAGCTCCTGGAGAGAATCAACAATTTGCaacaagaaattgaaacaGATGCAGATCAGTTAAATGTGATGAGCCTTTTCAAGGATGTGAAACCAAATGAAATGTTAGTGAGAAACTCACCAAAG TTTGATGTGCAAAGGAGGAATGTGGACACCAGAATTGACATTTGCTGTGCAGGAAAGCCAGGACTGTTATTATCTACTGTGTCTACCTTGGAAGCATTAGGTCTTGAGATTCAACAGTGTGTTATTAGTTGCTTCAATGATTTTGCAATGCAAGCTTCTTGCTCAGAG GATTTTGATCAGAGAACAACAGTAACTTCTGAAGACATAAAGCAAGCACTGTTTAGAAATGCAGGATATGGAGGAAGATGTTTGTAA